A part of Acidobacteriota bacterium genomic DNA contains:
- the pilQ gene encoding type IV pilus secretin PilQ — MRNMRIWGFGVTLAVAGALAGESAGPMTVLAAPQAPQANVLRQFSGTPIDVDYQGANLRAVLRQLSEIGGINLVIDPSVPTNATVDLKLTQVPWDQVMDVVLRSSGLTNQLDGTVLRVLTREARTRELDDEAKQKRAGEAVPDLETARLRLNYAEAAKIKALLEAARLVSDRGSVEVEDRTNMLIIKDTARSIQDIQSLIADLDRAEPQVEIEAKILRTNRDTAKALGVQWGANGRVAPELGNTSPLGFPNRGTVGGRVQQSGDVSQGPNDARASSLERTATAVNLPVTGAASALGLSLGAVNGAFSLDVALSALEHDGKAKVLSTPRVTTQNNKQAEITQGFQVPFQTVANNTVTVQYRDAALKLNVTPQITAANTVILRIVLENGTPDFSRAVNGNPSINTQRAETQVQVGDGVTTVIGGILQTTETSNIDQTPGIGRVPLLGWLFKRTDNRSESQELLIFITPRIIRG, encoded by the coding sequence ATGAGGAACATGCGCATCTGGGGATTCGGCGTCACGCTGGCGGTGGCCGGGGCGCTGGCGGGCGAGAGCGCCGGCCCGATGACGGTGCTCGCCGCACCCCAGGCACCGCAGGCGAACGTGCTGCGGCAGTTCAGCGGCACGCCGATCGACGTGGACTACCAGGGAGCGAACCTGCGCGCCGTGTTGAGGCAGTTGTCCGAGATCGGCGGCATCAACCTGGTCATCGACCCGAGCGTGCCGACGAACGCCACGGTCGATCTCAAGCTCACCCAGGTGCCGTGGGATCAGGTCATGGACGTGGTGCTGCGGTCGAGCGGCCTGACGAACCAGCTCGACGGGACCGTGCTGCGCGTGCTCACGCGCGAAGCACGAACGCGGGAGCTGGACGACGAGGCGAAACAGAAGCGGGCGGGCGAGGCGGTGCCCGATCTGGAGACGGCGCGGCTGCGGTTGAACTACGCGGAGGCGGCGAAGATCAAGGCGCTGCTCGAGGCCGCGCGGCTCGTGTCCGACCGCGGATCGGTCGAGGTCGAAGACCGCACGAACATGCTCATCATCAAGGACACGGCGCGGAGCATCCAGGACATCCAATCGCTCATCGCCGACCTCGATCGTGCCGAGCCGCAGGTCGAGATCGAGGCCAAGATTCTGCGCACGAACCGCGATACCGCGAAGGCGCTCGGCGTCCAGTGGGGGGCGAACGGCCGCGTGGCGCCCGAGCTCGGCAACACGTCGCCGCTCGGGTTCCCGAACCGGGGCACGGTCGGCGGCCGCGTGCAGCAGTCCGGTGACGTGTCGCAGGGCCCGAACGATGCCCGCGCGTCCTCGCTCGAGCGCACGGCGACGGCCGTCAATCTGCCCGTCACCGGCGCCGCGAGCGCGCTGGGGCTGTCGCTCGGCGCGGTCAACGGCGCGTTCAGCCTCGACGTCGCGCTCTCGGCGCTCGAACACGACGGCAAGGCCAAGGTGCTGTCGACGCCGCGCGTGACCACGCAGAACAACAAGCAGGCGGAGATCACGCAGGGCTTCCAGGTGCCGTTCCAGACGGTGGCCAACAACACCGTGACGGTGCAGTACCGCGACGCGGCGCTGAAACTGAACGTGACGCCGCAGATCACCGCGGCCAACACCGTCATCCTGCGCATCGTCCTCGAGAACGGCACGCCGGACTTCAGCCGGGCCGTCAACGGCAACCCGTCGATCAACACGCAACGCGCCGAAACGCAGGTGCAGGTGGGAGACGGCGTGACGACCGTGATCGGCGGCATCTTGCAGACGACCGAGACGTCCAACATCGATCAGACGCCGGGCATCGGGCGCGTGCCGCTGCTCGGCTGGCTGTTCAAGCGGACTGACAACCGCAGCGAGAGCCAGGAACTGCTGATCTTCATCACGCCGCGCATCATCCGAGGGTAG
- the pilO gene encoding type 4a pilus biogenesis protein PilO, translating to MAKSLHELSSRSQLIVFVVLCVMAVGAAWQVLLGPADAEITAARTRLGTVEGEVRKAQLVAMRLPAVQREVRALELSLKETEAVIPAEKDPQDVLRSLHQLASDSQLDIASFAPKPIVAKAQYTEWPIQLGLEGTYHDLGRFFDRVATMSRLMSVSDLQLKTKTKSAGRGSISASFLATTFVFQPDLADLPGERP from the coding sequence GTGGCAAAAAGCCTTCACGAACTCTCATCCCGCTCGCAGCTCATCGTCTTCGTCGTGCTCTGCGTGATGGCGGTCGGGGCCGCGTGGCAGGTGCTGCTCGGCCCGGCCGACGCGGAGATCACCGCGGCACGGACGCGGCTCGGCACGGTGGAAGGCGAAGTCCGCAAGGCGCAGCTCGTGGCCATGAGGCTTCCGGCCGTGCAGCGGGAAGTGCGCGCGCTCGAGCTGTCGCTGAAGGAAACCGAAGCCGTGATTCCGGCCGAGAAGGACCCGCAGGACGTGCTGCGCAGCCTCCATCAGCTCGCGAGCGACTCGCAGCTCGACATCGCGAGCTTCGCGCCGAAGCCGATCGTCGCCAAGGCGCAGTACACCGAGTGGCCGATTCAGCTCGGCCTCGAGGGCACCTATCACGACCTCGGCCGCTTCTTCGATCGCGTGGCGACGATGTCGCGGTTGATGTCCGTGTCGGACCTCCAGTTGAAGACGAAGACCAAGTCGGCCGGGCGCGGCAGCATCAGCGCGTCGTTTCTCGCGACCACGTTCGTCTTCCAGCCGGACCTCGCCGACCTTCCGGGAGAACGTCCATGA
- a CDS encoding PilN domain-containing protein, which produces MIKVNLLSTTPGAKPPRVWIPAEQRSAAIGLAMLVVTAVGVAGWWYYLSSVKADIDRRINAADAELVRLKDAAKLVEKVTARKTELTERLAVIARLQAAKRAPVTLLETLSLTLPDGLWLLEVKQAGTTVQVEGRALTLTAVTDLAEGMQNSGVFQRPVEILTTSTEAVEETTVVRFSVKGELTAPSLPNTAEHARAPGAVVSTAVARPGA; this is translated from the coding sequence GTGATCAAGGTCAACCTCCTCTCGACCACGCCTGGTGCCAAGCCGCCGCGCGTCTGGATTCCCGCAGAGCAGCGATCGGCGGCGATCGGCCTCGCCATGCTCGTCGTGACGGCCGTCGGCGTCGCTGGCTGGTGGTACTACCTCAGCAGCGTCAAGGCCGATATCGATCGCCGGATCAATGCCGCGGACGCCGAGCTCGTGCGCCTCAAGGACGCCGCCAAGCTCGTCGAGAAGGTCACCGCGCGCAAGACGGAGCTCACCGAGCGTCTTGCGGTCATCGCACGGCTCCAAGCGGCGAAACGCGCGCCCGTGACGCTGCTCGAGACGCTGAGCCTCACCCTGCCGGACGGCCTGTGGCTGCTCGAGGTCAAACAGGCCGGCACGACGGTGCAGGTGGAGGGCCGGGCGCTGACGCTCACCGCCGTCACCGACCTCGCCGAGGGCATGCAGAACTCCGGCGTCTTCCAGCGTCCCGTCGAGATCCTGACGACGAGCACGGAGGCCGTTGAAGAAACGACGGTCGTGCGGTTCAGCGTCAAGGGGGAGCTCACCGCGCCGTCACTGCCCAACACCGCGGAACACGCCCGCGCGCCAGGCGCCGTCGTGAGCACCGCCGTTGCCCGTCCGGGAGCATGA
- the pilM gene encoding type IV pilus assembly protein PilM, giving the protein MQLGSAFRSPIVGLDIGSSAVKAVVLRRSRAGWSLVSAGEAPVPDDAAREGASDPTVVSEVVSSLLDSLRLRRARVAAALAGHSVIVKRLSLPSMTDAELAEAIPWEAEQYIPFDLSEVQLDYQVVKIGTDAGRNALDVLLVAAKRDRIDDRTGIVVQSGRRPVVLDIEAFALANAYRMNYPERDDQLAVLLHVGRALTLVCLLEHGQPVFTRDIAVGGGLHLEALKREFAAVGTDDLAAKRMLHGQMPAHLPPEQVSAVLRQASQRLVAEVRSTIDFYRATAPIEKISRVVVSGGACDAVGFTELLGAEFGAPVEVFDPFRRVTRPSRGAAADASGPAYAVAVGLAMRQEGDR; this is encoded by the coding sequence ATGCAACTCGGCTCTGCCTTCCGTTCGCCCATCGTCGGGCTCGACATCGGTTCAAGCGCGGTCAAGGCCGTTGTGCTGCGGCGCAGCCGTGCCGGTTGGTCGCTCGTCTCGGCCGGCGAGGCGCCGGTGCCCGACGACGCCGCGCGCGAGGGCGCCTCTGATCCCACCGTCGTGAGCGAGGTCGTCAGCAGCCTGCTCGACTCGCTGCGCCTGCGACGAGCGCGCGTCGCGGCCGCGCTCGCCGGTCACTCGGTGATCGTCAAACGGCTGTCGCTGCCCAGCATGACGGACGCCGAGCTCGCCGAGGCCATCCCTTGGGAAGCCGAACAGTACATCCCCTTCGATCTGAGCGAGGTGCAGCTCGACTACCAGGTCGTCAAGATCGGCACCGATGCGGGCCGCAACGCGCTCGACGTGCTGCTCGTCGCCGCCAAGCGCGATCGCATCGACGACCGCACCGGCATCGTCGTCCAGAGCGGACGACGGCCGGTGGTGCTCGACATCGAGGCGTTCGCGCTGGCCAACGCGTACCGGATGAACTACCCCGAGCGCGACGACCAGCTCGCCGTGCTGTTGCACGTCGGACGGGCGCTCACGCTCGTCTGCCTGCTCGAGCACGGCCAGCCCGTGTTCACCCGCGACATCGCGGTGGGCGGTGGGCTGCACCTCGAGGCGCTGAAGCGCGAGTTCGCCGCCGTCGGCACGGACGACCTCGCCGCCAAGCGCATGCTCCACGGCCAGATGCCCGCGCACCTGCCGCCCGAGCAGGTGTCGGCGGTGCTGCGGCAGGCCAGCCAGCGGCTCGTCGCGGAGGTCCGCAGCACGATCGACTTCTATCGAGCGACCGCGCCCATCGAGAAGATCTCGCGCGTGGTCGTCTCGGGCGGCGCCTGTGACGCCGTTGGCTTCACGGAGCTGCTCGGGGCGGAGTTCGGCGCGCCGGTCGAGGTCTTCGATCCCTTCCGCCGCGTGACGCGGCCGAGCCGTGGCGCCGCGGCCGATGCGAGCGGGCCGGCATATGCGGTCGCTGTCGGCCTGGCGATGCGGCAGGAGGGCGACCGGTGA
- the rplM gene encoding 50S ribosomal protein L13 — MVTGKTTAARTDTRQWHLIDADGRVLGRVASQAARLLQGKHKPTWSSFLDQGDFVVIVNAGRVRLTGRKEDQKLYRYHSGYEGGLREERAKIVRKKNPARIVEEAVRGMLPKNKLGEAMYRKLKVYIAGDHPHAAQKPQQFEVV; from the coding sequence ATGGTCACGGGCAAGACCACTGCCGCTCGGACGGACACGCGACAGTGGCACCTCATCGATGCGGACGGCCGCGTGCTGGGACGAGTCGCCAGCCAGGCCGCGCGCCTGCTGCAAGGCAAGCACAAACCGACCTGGAGCTCGTTCCTCGATCAGGGTGATTTCGTGGTGATCGTGAACGCCGGCCGCGTGCGGCTCACCGGCCGCAAGGAAGATCAGAAGCTCTACCGCTACCACAGCGGCTACGAAGGCGGCCTCCGGGAAGAGCGCGCGAAGATCGTGCGCAAGAAGAACCCCGCCCGCATCGTCGAGGAAGCCGTGCGCGGCATGCTGCCGAAGAACAAGCTGGGGGAAGCGATGTATCGCAAGCTCAAGGTGTACATCGCGGGCGATCACCCTCACGCGGCGCAGAAACCCCAACAGTTCGAGGTCGTGTAA
- the rpsI gene encoding 30S ribosomal protein S9, translated as MATTQYYGTGRRKTSTARVFLRPGSGQITVNHQPIETSFPTETHRLNIRLPLVVTETAERFDVVATTMGGGVSGQAGALRLGIARALLGYNDELRAALRKAGLLTRDPRAKERKKYGMAGARKRFQFSKR; from the coding sequence TTGGCTACGACGCAGTACTACGGCACCGGCCGGCGCAAGACGTCCACCGCCCGCGTGTTCCTTCGGCCCGGCTCGGGCCAGATTACGGTCAACCACCAGCCCATCGAGACGAGCTTCCCCACCGAGACGCACCGGCTGAACATCCGGCTGCCGCTCGTGGTGACGGAGACCGCCGAACGCTTCGACGTCGTGGCGACGACGATGGGCGGCGGCGTGTCGGGCCAGGCCGGCGCGCTACGGCTCGGCATCGCGCGGGCGTTGCTCGGCTACAACGACGAGCTGCGCGCGGCGCTGCGCAAGGCAGGGCTGCTCACGCGCGATCCGCGCGCCAAGGAACGCAAGAAGTACGGGATGGCGGGCGCCCGCAAGCGCTTCCAGTTCAGCAAACGGTAA
- the rpsB gene encoding 30S ribosomal protein S2: protein MSAIALKDLLEAGVHFGHQTKRWNPKMKPYIFGERNGIYILDLGRTAKLLREAIEFATTVAGQGGTMLFVGTKRQAQDAIFEEAQRCQMFYVNQRWLGGLLTNFSTIQRSLARLRELEAMTTDGRYETLSKKEIARYDKERRKLAKNLDGIRGMSRLPDAIFIVDTKHEQIAVDEARKLKIPVIGVVDTNCDPDQVEYVIPGNDDALRSIRLFAAAIADAVLAGRGLAESAGAAETKVAPVPQPPVSQPAPQAATPA, encoded by the coding sequence TTGAGTGCGATCGCGTTGAAGGACTTGTTGGAGGCCGGCGTGCACTTCGGCCACCAGACGAAGCGATGGAACCCGAAGATGAAGCCATACATCTTCGGCGAGCGCAACGGGATCTACATTCTCGACCTGGGCCGCACGGCCAAGCTCCTCCGCGAGGCCATCGAGTTCGCCACCACCGTCGCCGGTCAGGGCGGCACGATGCTGTTCGTCGGCACCAAACGCCAGGCCCAGGACGCGATTTTCGAAGAAGCCCAGCGCTGCCAGATGTTCTACGTGAACCAGCGCTGGCTCGGCGGCCTGCTCACCAACTTCTCGACGATTCAGCGCAGCCTGGCGCGGCTGCGCGAGCTCGAGGCGATGACCACCGACGGCCGGTACGAGACGCTGTCGAAGAAGGAGATCGCGCGGTACGACAAGGAACGGCGCAAGCTGGCCAAGAACCTGGACGGCATCCGCGGCATGTCGCGGCTGCCCGACGCCATCTTCATCGTCGACACGAAGCACGAGCAGATCGCCGTCGACGAAGCGCGCAAGCTGAAGATCCCGGTGATCGGCGTCGTGGACACGAACTGCGATCCGGACCAGGTCGAATACGTGATCCCGGGCAACGACGATGCGCTGCGGTCGATCCGGCTGTTCGCGGCCGCGATCGCCGACGCCGTGCTCGCCGGCCGCGGCCTGGCCGAATCGGCCGGCGCCGCCGAGACGAAAGTCGCGCCCGTGCCGCAGCCGCCGGTATCGCAGCCCGCGCCGCAGGCCGCCACTCCGGCGTAG
- the tsf gene encoding translation elongation factor Ts, producing the protein MAAEITAALVKQLRDLTGAGMMECKAALQESGGDIEEARTILRKRGLAQAAKKTGRSTTEGQIYAYIHAGGKVGVLLELNCESDFVARTDDFQTLMKEIALQIAAASPQYVRREDVPAEVLERERAIYRAQLQDAGKPAQVIDKIIDGKLGSFFEQVVLVDQPSIRDPKTTVGQMLQAAIAKLGENLNVARFVRFKVGEQ; encoded by the coding sequence ATGGCCGCAGAGATTACCGCCGCACTCGTGAAGCAGCTTCGCGATCTGACCGGCGCGGGCATGATGGAATGCAAGGCCGCGCTGCAGGAGTCGGGAGGCGACATCGAGGAGGCCCGCACGATTCTCCGGAAGCGCGGGCTCGCCCAGGCCGCCAAGAAGACGGGACGGTCGACGACCGAAGGCCAGATCTACGCGTACATCCATGCCGGCGGCAAGGTCGGCGTGCTCCTGGAACTGAACTGCGAGTCCGACTTCGTGGCGCGCACCGACGACTTCCAGACGCTGATGAAGGAGATCGCGCTGCAGATCGCGGCCGCCAGCCCCCAGTACGTGCGGCGCGAGGACGTGCCGGCCGAGGTGCTCGAGCGTGAGCGCGCGATTTACCGCGCGCAACTGCAGGACGCCGGCAAGCCGGCGCAGGTGATCGACAAGATCATCGACGGCAAGCTCGGCAGCTTCTTCGAGCAGGTCGTGCTCGTCGATCAGCCGTCGATCCGCGATCCGAAGACGACCGTCGGCCAGATGCTCCAGGCTGCCATCGCCAAGCTCGGCGAGAACCTCAACGTCGCCCGCTTCGTCCGGTTCAAGGTCGGAGAACAGTAG